The uncultured Cohaesibacter sp. genome window below encodes:
- a CDS encoding deoxyguanosinetriphosphate triphosphohydrolase, producing the protein MMPTIGFGAQPRACYSVLAEQSRGRLFDEPASPTRTPYQRDRDRIIHSSAFRRLQAKTQVFLYHEGDMFRTRLTHTLEVSQIARSIARALSVDEDLAEALALSHDLGHTPFGHAGERALDLVMQPYGGFDHNAQSLRAVTALEQCYAEHDGLNLSWETLEGLVKHNGPLTDRDGKGIGHYSDGLPYAIRVYAEQQDLMLWSYASIEAQAAAIADDIAYNSHDIDDGLRAMLISLDQLRDVPLVSDLLAEVEAIYPGLSESRTAHEIVRRLITRMVEDVINTSMANLSRIAPQSADDVRNASETIVCFSPEMASSVAGIKRFLFENVYREGSVMRIMKSAEQVLRNLFVYHFEAPDTMPFAWQFDLDGAPQKVVARRVADYVAGMTDRFAIQEHQRLFDETPDLG; encoded by the coding sequence ATGATGCCAACGATCGGATTTGGTGCGCAACCACGGGCATGCTATTCGGTTCTTGCCGAGCAGAGCAGGGGGCGACTGTTCGATGAACCAGCCAGTCCGACCCGCACGCCCTATCAGCGCGACCGTGACCGCATCATCCATTCCTCGGCGTTCCGGCGACTTCAGGCAAAGACACAGGTGTTCCTCTATCATGAAGGGGACATGTTCCGCACGCGCCTGACGCACACGCTGGAGGTTTCCCAGATTGCGCGCTCCATTGCCCGTGCCCTGTCTGTCGACGAGGATCTTGCCGAGGCGCTGGCGCTGTCTCATGATCTTGGGCACACGCCCTTCGGTCATGCCGGAGAGCGGGCGCTGGATCTGGTGATGCAGCCCTATGGCGGGTTTGATCACAATGCCCAGTCGCTAAGGGCCGTCACGGCGCTCGAGCAGTGCTATGCCGAGCATGACGGGCTCAATCTGAGCTGGGAGACGCTGGAAGGACTCGTCAAGCACAACGGCCCTTTGACCGACAGGGATGGCAAGGGAATCGGCCATTATTCCGATGGCTTGCCCTATGCGATCCGTGTCTATGCGGAACAGCAGGACCTGATGCTCTGGTCCTATGCCAGCATCGAGGCTCAGGCGGCGGCCATCGCGGACGACATTGCGTATAATTCCCATGATATCGACGATGGTCTCAGGGCGATGTTGATTTCTCTTGACCAGTTGCGGGACGTTCCGCTGGTTTCGGATCTGCTCGCAGAGGTGGAAGCGATCTATCCGGGGCTGTCCGAGTCGCGCACAGCCCATGAGATCGTCCGTCGTCTCATCACCCGGATGGTCGAGGATGTGATCAACACCTCAATGGCCAATCTTTCCCGCATAGCGCCGCAATCGGCCGACGATGTGCGCAACGCATCGGAGACCATCGTCTGCTTCTCTCCTGAAATGGCCAGCTCGGTCGCCGGAATCAAGCGTTTTTTGTTCGAGAATGTCTATCGGGAAGGCAGTGTCATGCGGATCATGAAGAGTGCCGAACAGGTACTCAGGAATCTGTTTGTCTATCATTTCGAAGCCCCGGACACGATGCCGTTTGCCTGGCAATTCGATCTTGATGGAGCCCCTCAGAAGGTCGTTGCACGCCGCGTTGCCGACTATGTGGCTGGTATGACAGACCGTTTCGCCATTCAGGAACACCAACGTCTGTTTGACGAAACCCCTGATTTGGGTTAG
- the erpA gene encoding iron-sulfur cluster insertion protein ErpA gives MSNPITVTDSAIKRIAKILSKEPDGSMLRISVSGGGCSGFQYNYDIVTSSDNDDLVINKDGAIVLFDSLSLQYMDGAEVDFVSDLMGQSFQIKNPMASASCGCGTSFSI, from the coding sequence ATGTCAAACCCGATCACGGTGACCGATAGCGCCATCAAGCGAATCGCCAAGATCCTCTCAAAGGAGCCTGACGGCTCCATGTTGCGCATTTCCGTGAGCGGTGGCGGCTGCTCCGGCTTCCAGTATAACTACGATATCGTCACGAGCAGCGACAACGATGACCTCGTCATCAACAAGGACGGCGCCATCGTTCTTTTCGACTCCCTCTCATTGCAATATATGGATGGGGCTGAGGTTGATTTCGTCAGCGATCTGATGGGACAGTCGTTCCAGATCAAGAACCCGATGGCCAGCGCCTCCTGTGGCTGTGGCACCAGCTTCTCGATCTGA
- the xth gene encoding exodeoxyribonuclease III produces the protein MRIATWNINGIKARHPNLLRWLEEEKPDIACLQEIKSVDEAFPRAEIEALGYNVETHGQKSFNGVALLSRLPFEEVNRGLPGDDSDEQARFIEGLFATDKGPLRVVSLYLPNGNPVDSDKYPYKLNWMRRLINWSKERLALEEAFVLSGDYNVIPSADDVHDHDAWWGDALYRTETLELFRELKAVGLTEAFRACNATPHLYSFWDYQAGAWQRNNGIRIDHHLLSPEAADWLKSCAIQKDTRDWEKPSDHVPVMLTLNCHQL, from the coding sequence ATGCGCATAGCAACCTGGAACATCAACGGAATCAAAGCCCGTCACCCCAATCTGTTGCGCTGGCTGGAGGAAGAGAAGCCCGACATAGCCTGTCTGCAGGAAATCAAGTCGGTGGACGAGGCCTTCCCGCGTGCTGAGATAGAAGCGCTCGGCTACAATGTCGAAACCCATGGCCAGAAGAGCTTCAACGGTGTAGCGCTGCTCTCGCGGCTGCCGTTCGAGGAAGTCAATCGGGGCCTGCCCGGTGACGATAGCGATGAACAGGCCCGCTTCATCGAGGGGCTGTTTGCAACCGACAAGGGACCGCTCAGGGTCGTCAGCCTCTATCTGCCCAACGGCAACCCGGTCGACAGCGACAAATATCCATACAAGCTCAACTGGATGCGGCGCCTCATCAACTGGTCGAAGGAACGTCTGGCACTGGAAGAGGCCTTTGTCCTTTCGGGCGACTATAACGTCATTCCGAGTGCCGATGACGTGCATGATCATGATGCATGGTGGGGCGATGCGCTCTACAGAACCGAAACGCTGGAGCTGTTCAGGGAATTGAAGGCCGTTGGCCTCACCGAAGCCTTCCGCGCCTGCAACGCCACACCACATCTCTATTCCTTCTGGGATTATCAGGCGGGCGCCTGGCAGAGAAACAACGGCATTCGCATCGACCACCACCTGCTCTCACCGGAAGCGGCCGATTGGCTCAAATCATGCGCCATTCAGAAGGACACGCGCGATTGGGAAAAGCCATCCGATCACGTGCCAGTCATGCTGACGCTCAATTGCCATCAATTGTAG
- a CDS encoding tetratricopeptide repeat protein, translating to MKRQTSFAVSLLQTAALVGLLSAAGSVSSYAFDPRTIEEGQATPDEAFRFGAQAYKFGNKSTAVQALTYAAHNGHMASQWKLGSMYEEGDGVAKDAGQAFDLFNGIVRQYGDAQPGSIEARYVSNAIVKLSVFVRTGIKGKLAPNPKKARDFLQYAASYFRDPDAQYHLAMSYLDKSDGKIEPKMAARWLNKAARKGHVAAQMKLGDLLLEGDVLPQQPVNGLKWLTIARILDANNPQVLDRQEAAFALADESTRQKAVELANEWVNSGGDGDNESDGD from the coding sequence ATGAAGCGTCAAACAAGTTTTGCGGTTAGCCTTTTGCAGACTGCGGCCCTTGTCGGTCTGCTAAGCGCAGCGGGAAGTGTGTCTTCCTATGCCTTTGATCCTCGGACCATCGAGGAAGGGCAGGCTACGCCTGACGAGGCGTTTCGCTTCGGCGCGCAGGCCTACAAGTTTGGCAACAAATCGACCGCCGTGCAGGCTCTGACCTATGCCGCCCACAATGGCCATATGGCGTCGCAGTGGAAACTCGGCAGCATGTATGAAGAAGGCGACGGAGTGGCCAAGGATGCAGGGCAGGCGTTTGACCTGTTCAACGGCATCGTGCGCCAGTATGGCGACGCGCAGCCTGGCTCGATCGAGGCTCGCTACGTTTCCAATGCCATCGTCAAGCTCAGCGTTTTCGTGCGTACCGGCATCAAGGGCAAGCTCGCGCCCAACCCGAAGAAGGCGCGCGATTTCCTGCAGTATGCGGCATCCTATTTCCGCGATCCGGACGCGCAGTATCATCTGGCCATGTCCTACCTAGACAAGTCGGATGGCAAGATCGAGCCCAAGATGGCTGCAAGATGGCTCAACAAGGCAGCCCGCAAGGGACATGTTGCCGCCCAGATGAAGCTGGGAGACTTGCTGCTTGAAGGTGACGTACTGCCCCAGCAGCCGGTCAACGGCCTGAAATGGCTGACCATCGCCCGTATTCTCGATGCCAACAACCCGCAGGTTCTTGACCGGCAGGAAGCGGCCTTTGCCCTTGCTGACGAAAGTACCCGGCAGAAGGCGGTCGAGTTGGCCAATGAATGGGTCAACAGCGGCGGCGATGGCGACAATGAAAGCGACGGCGACTGA
- the ppk2 gene encoding polyphosphate kinase 2, translated as MSKSNRKTVAAASPEQALEAHENLERLERTMVQSTSDGTPAPSDGTPKELLAEQSRESHGEQPILPPEERQEEAALSLHERRHDPSEIQRVFEQGVYPYKTRMKRLAYEKQKSLLQVELLKAQKWVEESGEKIVVLFEGRDAAGKGGTIKRFMEHLNPRTASVVALNKPSDRERTQWYYQRYVEHLPGAGEMVLFDRSWYNRAGVERVMGFCTPSEYLEFMRQTPEFERMICRSGIRLFKYWFSVTQEEQRRRFSARETDPLKQWKLSPIDKASLDKWDAYTEAKEAMFFYTDTADAPWTIVKSNDKKRARLNCMQHFLASLPYPNKDRHIVHGPDPLIVGSYGKVIGKDDHILGRSLTPLGE; from the coding sequence ATGTCTAAATCAAATCGCAAGACTGTCGCGGCAGCTTCTCCCGAACAGGCACTTGAAGCGCACGAAAATCTGGAAAGGCTGGAAAGAACCATGGTTCAGAGCACATCAGACGGCACCCCTGCCCCTTCCGACGGAACGCCTAAGGAACTGCTTGCGGAACAGTCCAGAGAATCCCACGGCGAGCAACCCATCCTGCCCCCCGAAGAGCGACAGGAAGAGGCAGCTCTCTCGCTTCACGAGCGGCGCCACGATCCCAGCGAAATTCAGCGCGTCTTCGAACAGGGCGTCTATCCTTACAAAACAAGGATGAAGCGCCTCGCTTATGAGAAACAGAAAAGCCTGTTGCAGGTCGAGCTTCTCAAGGCCCAGAAATGGGTCGAGGAATCAGGCGAAAAGATCGTGGTGCTGTTTGAAGGCCGCGACGCCGCTGGCAAGGGCGGCACCATCAAGCGCTTCATGGAGCATCTCAATCCGCGCACGGCGAGCGTTGTTGCCCTCAACAAGCCATCCGACCGCGAGCGCACCCAGTGGTACTATCAGCGCTATGTGGAGCATCTGCCCGGTGCCGGAGAAATGGTGCTGTTCGACCGCTCATGGTACAACCGCGCTGGCGTCGAGCGCGTCATGGGCTTCTGCACACCAAGCGAATATCTGGAGTTCATGCGCCAGACACCGGAATTCGAGCGCATGATCTGCCGATCCGGCATCCGGCTGTTCAAATACTGGTTCTCTGTCACCCAGGAGGAGCAGCGCCGCCGTTTCTCGGCTCGCGAAACCGATCCCCTGAAACAATGGAAGCTCTCCCCGATTGACAAGGCGTCATTGGACAAATGGGATGCCTACACCGAGGCCAAGGAGGCGATGTTCTTCTATACCGACACCGCCGATGCGCCCTGGACCATCGTCAAATCCAACGACAAGAAACGGGCCCGTCTCAACTGCATGCAGCATTTTCTGGCTTCCCTGCCCTACCCCAACAAGGACCGCCACATTGTTCACGGCCCCGACCCGCTGATCGTGGGAAGTTACGGCAAGGTGATCGGCAAGGACGACCATATTCTCGGCAGAAGCCTCACACCGCTTGGCGAGTAG
- a CDS encoding type II toxin-antitoxin system RatA family toxin, whose amino-acid sequence MPKFETRHKVRHSADQMFRLVADVERYPEFVPLCKALHVRGRKDSAGQSILVADMVVAYKMISESFTSKVTLLPDQNQIVAEYLDGPFKHMENRWTFELIDGEPDSCNVVFYIDYEFRNRMLSGLMGAMFDKAFKKFSTAFEQRADAIYG is encoded by the coding sequence ATGCCCAAGTTCGAGACCCGCCATAAAGTGAGACATTCCGCAGATCAGATGTTTAGGCTGGTTGCGGATGTCGAGCGTTATCCAGAGTTTGTTCCGCTGTGCAAGGCTCTGCATGTTCGTGGCCGCAAGGACAGCGCCGGACAGAGCATTCTGGTGGCTGACATGGTGGTCGCCTACAAGATGATCAGCGAGAGCTTCACGTCGAAGGTGACCTTGCTGCCTGATCAGAACCAGATTGTTGCCGAGTATCTTGATGGGCCGTTCAAGCATATGGAAAATCGCTGGACCTTCGAACTGATCGATGGGGAGCCGGACAGCTGCAACGTGGTTTTCTATATCGACTATGAATTCCGCAACCGGATGCTTTCGGGGTTGATGGGCGCGATGTTCGACAAGGCGTTCAAGAAGTTCTCTACGGCCTTTGAGCAGCGCGCTGACGCCATCTATGGCTAG
- the lipA gene encoding lipoyl synthase, with amino-acid sequence MVTIIDTVSAKADAADKALARPRHPEKAHRPDNPIQRKPDWIRVKAPGSKAYKETLDIVRGNKLVTVCEEAGCPNMGECWSHKHASFMIMGEICTRACAFCNVATGMPGALDSEEPENTGRAVAQMGLKHVVITSVDRDDLEDGGARHFAAVIRAIRAASPETTIEVLTPDFLRKEGALEIVVEARPDVFNHNLETVPSNYLKVRPGARYFHSIRLLQRVKELDPSMFTKSGIMVGLGEERNEVLQLMDDLRVADVDFLTIGQYLQPSKKHHPVIKFVTPQEFKGYETIAYTKGFLMVSANPLTRSSHHAGEDFEKLKAARRAKLGH; translated from the coding sequence ATGGTCACCATCATTGACACCGTTTCCGCAAAGGCTGATGCCGCTGACAAGGCTCTTGCCAGACCTCGCCATCCTGAAAAGGCCCATCGGCCTGACAATCCCATTCAGAGAAAACCGGACTGGATCCGTGTAAAGGCTCCGGGTTCCAAGGCCTACAAGGAGACCCTCGACATCGTGCGCGGCAACAAGCTTGTAACGGTCTGCGAGGAAGCCGGTTGTCCGAATATGGGTGAATGCTGGTCGCACAAGCATGCCAGCTTCATGATCATGGGTGAAATCTGCACCCGTGCCTGTGCTTTCTGCAATGTCGCAACGGGCATGCCCGGCGCGCTTGACTCGGAAGAGCCGGAAAACACCGGACGTGCCGTCGCCCAGATGGGGCTGAAGCATGTGGTGATCACCTCGGTTGATCGCGATGATCTGGAAGATGGCGGTGCGCGGCATTTTGCCGCCGTGATCCGTGCTATCCGTGCTGCATCGCCTGAGACCACGATCGAGGTTCTGACGCCTGACTTCCTGCGCAAGGAAGGCGCGCTGGAGATCGTCGTCGAGGCCAGGCCGGACGTCTTCAACCACAATCTGGAAACCGTGCCATCGAACTATCTCAAGGTTCGGCCGGGTGCTCGCTATTTCCATTCCATCCGCCTGTTGCAGCGCGTCAAGGAACTGGATCCGTCCATGTTCACCAAGTCCGGCATCATGGTGGGCCTTGGGGAAGAGCGCAACGAAGTGCTTCAGCTGATGGATGACCTGCGGGTTGCCGATGTCGATTTTCTGACCATCGGGCAGTATCTGCAGCCGAGCAAGAAGCATCATCCGGTGATCAAGTTCGTCACGCCGCAGGAATTCAAGGGTTATGAGACGATTGCCTACACCAAGGGCTTTCTGATGGTGTCAGCCAATCCGCTGACCCGTTCGTCCCATCACGCCGGGGAAGATTTCGAGAAACTGAAGGCTGCCCGTCGCGCCAAGCTTGGCCATTGA
- a CDS encoding GlsB/YeaQ/YmgE family stress response membrane protein produces the protein MGIIGWVIVGIIAGFIAEKVTNSDHGLFTNLIVGLIGAFVGGFIADRFGIRFVHNGFMDTTIVATLGAILVLFVYQKVRS, from the coding sequence ATGGGAATTATCGGTTGGGTTATCGTCGGCATCATCGCTGGCTTCATAGCTGAAAAAGTGACCAATTCGGACCACGGTCTGTTTACAAATCTGATCGTGGGGCTGATTGGTGCATTTGTCGGCGGATTTATCGCTGACAGATTCGGTATCCGCTTTGTTCATAACGGATTTATGGATACCACGATCGTTGCGACTCTCGGCGCGATCCTCGTGCTGTTTGTCTATCAGAAAGTTCGATCCTGA
- the lpdA gene encoding dihydrolipoyl dehydrogenase, with product MAQTEFDVIVVGSGPGGYVTAIRSSQLGLKTAIVEKSELGGICLNWGCIPTKALLRSAEIYHFMKNAKDYGLSADNVSFDLQKVVERSRGVSKQLNSGVGFLMKKNKVTVIKGTAVLEGKGALTVSGDDAGTYKAKHIILATGARPRVLPGLEPDGQLIWTYFNALKPDIMPKSLLVVGSGAIGIEFASFFNTMGADVTVVEMMPKILPVEDDEISSMARKSLEKQGIKILTEAKVTSVKKGGNNVEATIEKKGGKTEVFKADRIISAVGVQGNIENLGLEKLGIKTDRGCIVIDEFGRTNVEGIYAIGDVAGPPMLAHKAEHEGTICVEKIAGLHPHPMDKSKIPGCTYCHPQVSSVGLTEQACKAKGLDVRVGRFPFIANGKAIALGEPEGMIKTIFDKKTGQLLGAHMIGAEVTELIQGFIVAMGLETTEEELMETIFPHPTLSEMMPESVRDAYGRVIQT from the coding sequence ATGGCACAGACTGAATTTGACGTAATCGTAGTCGGCTCTGGACCTGGTGGTTATGTGACTGCCATTCGCTCTTCCCAGCTCGGCCTCAAGACGGCAATCGTCGAGAAAAGCGAACTGGGCGGCATCTGCCTCAACTGGGGCTGCATTCCGACAAAGGCGCTGCTTCGCTCCGCCGAAATCTATCACTTCATGAAGAATGCCAAGGACTACGGTCTGTCGGCTGATAACGTCAGCTTCGACCTGCAGAAGGTTGTCGAGCGCTCCCGTGGCGTTTCCAAGCAACTGAACAGCGGCGTTGGATTCCTGATGAAGAAGAACAAGGTCACCGTGATCAAGGGGACCGCCGTGCTGGAAGGCAAGGGCGCCCTTACCGTCAGCGGCGATGATGCTGGCACCTACAAGGCCAAGCACATCATTCTGGCAACCGGTGCCCGTCCGCGCGTTCTGCCCGGCCTTGAGCCGGATGGCCAGCTGATCTGGACCTATTTCAACGCCCTCAAGCCGGACATCATGCCAAAGAGCCTGCTGGTCGTTGGCTCCGGTGCGATAGGTATCGAGTTCGCGAGCTTCTTCAACACCATGGGTGCTGACGTAACCGTCGTTGAAATGATGCCGAAGATTCTGCCGGTGGAAGATGATGAAATCTCCTCCATGGCACGCAAGTCCCTTGAAAAGCAGGGTATCAAGATCCTGACCGAAGCCAAGGTGACCAGCGTCAAGAAGGGCGGCAACAACGTCGAGGCGACCATCGAGAAGAAGGGCGGCAAGACCGAAGTCTTCAAGGCTGATCGCATTATCTCTGCCGTTGGTGTTCAGGGCAATATCGAGAATCTCGGCCTTGAAAAGCTTGGTATCAAAACCGATCGTGGCTGCATTGTCATCGACGAGTTTGGCCGTACCAATGTGGAAGGCATCTATGCGATTGGCGATGTGGCCGGTCCTCCGATGCTGGCGCACAAGGCTGAGCATGAAGGCACGATCTGCGTTGAAAAGATCGCCGGTCTGCATCCGCATCCGATGGACAAGAGCAAGATCCCGGGCTGCACCTATTGCCATCCGCAGGTTTCCTCTGTTGGTCTTACCGAACAGGCCTGCAAGGCAAAGGGGCTGGACGTCCGCGTTGGCCGCTTCCCGTTCATCGCCAACGGCAAGGCCATTGCACTTGGCGAGCCGGAAGGCATGATCAAGACCATCTTTGACAAGAAGACCGGCCAGTTGCTCGGTGCACACATGATTGGCGCCGAAGTGACCGAGCTCATTCAGGGCTTCATTGTTGCCATGGGTCTGGAGACGACCGAAGAAGAGCTGATGGAAACCATCTTCCCGCATCCGACCCTGTCGGAAATGATGCCGGAATCGGTCCGAGACGCCTATGGTCGTGTGATCCAGACGTGA
- a CDS encoding pyruvate dehydrogenase complex dihydrolipoamide acetyltransferase, whose translation MPVTITMPALSPTMESGTLAKWLVKEGDEISSGDVIAEIETDKATMEVEAVDEGIIGKILVEAGTADVAVNAPIALLLEEGEDASALDGMSAASPAAAPAPEAAPAKEAAAPAAAAPEASVAAGPAPTAADGNRIFSSPLARRLAKMNDLDLAKVTGTGPRGRIVKRDIDAAIEAGTAKAGAPAAAEAPKAAAAPAAAPAPAAGPSDAQVLKLFEEGSYELVPHDGMRKTIAKRLTEAKQTIPHFYVSVDCKLDDLLALRGQLNASAPRKDDKPMFKLSVNDMVIKALALALRDVPDANVSWTADNMVKHKHVDVGVAVSIEGGLITPIIRRAEEKALSTISNEMKDMGKRAKERKLKPEEYQGGTTAVSNMGMMGVKSFSAVVNPPHSTILAVGAGEKRPIIEGDEIKVATMMTVTLSTDHRTVDGALGAELLKAFKGYIENPMSMLV comes from the coding sequence ATGCCCGTAACGATTACGATGCCGGCCCTTTCTCCGACCATGGAGAGCGGGACCCTTGCCAAATGGCTGGTCAAGGAAGGCGATGAAATCTCCTCCGGGGATGTGATCGCCGAGATCGAAACCGACAAGGCTACCATGGAAGTGGAAGCTGTTGACGAAGGCATCATCGGCAAGATCCTTGTCGAAGCCGGTACTGCCGACGTCGCCGTGAATGCGCCGATTGCCCTGTTGCTGGAAGAAGGCGAAGATGCCTCTGCTCTGGACGGGATGAGTGCTGCCAGCCCGGCTGCGGCTCCTGCCCCAGAAGCTGCTCCGGCCAAGGAAGCGGCAGCTCCTGCTGCTGCGGCTCCTGAAGCCAGCGTTGCTGCTGGTCCGGCTCCAACGGCTGCCGATGGCAACCGCATTTTCTCTTCGCCGCTGGCTCGTCGCCTCGCCAAGATGAATGATCTGGATCTGGCCAAGGTAACCGGCACCGGTCCGCGTGGACGTATCGTCAAGCGCGATATCGACGCTGCTATCGAAGCTGGTACTGCCAAGGCCGGTGCTCCGGCTGCTGCCGAGGCTCCGAAAGCTGCTGCTGCGCCAGCTGCAGCTCCGGCTCCGGCTGCTGGTCCTTCCGATGCTCAGGTCCTCAAGCTGTTCGAAGAAGGCTCCTACGAGCTCGTTCCGCACGACGGTATGCGCAAGACCATTGCAAAGCGCCTGACCGAAGCCAAGCAGACGATTCCGCACTTCTATGTGTCGGTCGACTGCAAACTGGACGATCTGCTCGCTCTGCGTGGCCAGCTGAATGCTTCGGCTCCGCGCAAGGACGACAAGCCTATGTTCAAGCTGTCGGTCAACGACATGGTGATCAAGGCTCTGGCACTTGCCCTGCGCGATGTGCCTGATGCCAATGTCTCCTGGACGGCTGACAACATGGTCAAGCACAAGCATGTTGACGTGGGTGTTGCCGTTTCCATCGAAGGTGGCCTGATCACCCCGATCATCCGCCGCGCCGAGGAAAAGGCTCTGTCCACCATCTCCAACGAGATGAAGGACATGGGCAAACGCGCCAAGGAACGCAAGCTCAAACCTGAGGAATATCAGGGTGGTACAACCGCCGTGTCCAACATGGGCATGATGGGCGTCAAGAGCTTCTCTGCCGTTGTCAATCCGCCGCATTCGACCATTCTGGCCGTTGGCGCCGGTGAGAAACGTCCGATCATCGAGGGCGACGAAATCAAGGTTGCAACCATGATGACCGTCACCCTGTCGACCGACCACCGCACTGTTGATGGTGCTCTGGGCGCAGAACTGCTCAAGGCATTCAAGGGTTACATCGAAAACCCGATGAGCATGCTGGTCTAA
- a CDS encoding pyruvate dehydrogenase complex E1 component subunit beta: MPIKVLMPALSPTMEEGNLAKWVKKEGDKIEIGDVIAEIETDKATMEVESVDEGTLGKIVVAEGAQGVKVNELIALILEEGEDASALDSVSADAAPAPAAEVPAAPASVPAAPKSAAPVTVPDVDDEPEIPAGTPMKTQTVREALRDGMAEEMRRDDDVFLMGEEVAQYQGAYKISQGMLEEFGERRVIDTPITEHGFTGLAAGAAMAGLRPIVEFMTFNFAMQAIDHIINSSAKTLYMSGGQIHNPIVFRGPNGAAARVAAQHSQDYTAWYSQIPGLIVVHPYTASDYKGLIKSAIRTNNPVVFLENEILYGHSFDVPDVEDFTVPLGKARIARKGSDVTIVSFGMGMQHSLNAAEELAKEGIEAEVIDLRTIRPLDTETIIRSVIKTGRCVVVEEGWPQASTASEVAFRVMDQAFDYLDAPVARVCGKDVPMPYASNLEKLALPNVAEVIAAVKAVTYTA; encoded by the coding sequence ATGCCAATTAAAGTTCTTATGCCGGCCCTCTCCCCGACCATGGAAGAAGGCAATCTGGCCAAGTGGGTCAAAAAAGAAGGTGACAAGATCGAGATCGGTGATGTGATCGCTGAGATCGAGACTGACAAGGCCACCATGGAAGTTGAATCGGTCGACGAAGGCACGCTCGGCAAGATTGTTGTTGCCGAAGGCGCACAGGGCGTCAAGGTCAACGAACTGATCGCCCTGATCCTTGAGGAAGGCGAAGATGCTTCCGCTCTCGACAGTGTTTCTGCCGATGCCGCTCCGGCTCCGGCTGCCGAGGTACCTGCCGCTCCGGCTTCCGTTCCGGCCGCGCCGAAATCTGCCGCTCCGGTTACAGTTCCTGACGTTGATGACGAGCCGGAAATTCCTGCTGGCACGCCGATGAAGACCCAAACCGTTCGCGAAGCCCTGCGTGATGGCATGGCCGAGGAAATGCGTCGCGATGATGACGTCTTCCTGATGGGTGAAGAAGTGGCCCAGTATCAGGGTGCTTACAAGATCTCCCAAGGTATGCTGGAAGAGTTCGGCGAACGTCGCGTGATCGATACCCCGATCACCGAACACGGCTTCACCGGTCTGGCTGCAGGTGCTGCCATGGCTGGTCTGCGCCCGATCGTCGAGTTCATGACCTTCAACTTCGCCATGCAGGCGATTGACCACATCATCAACTCTTCCGCCAAGACCCTCTACATGTCCGGTGGTCAGATCCACAACCCGATCGTGTTCCGTGGTCCGAACGGTGCTGCTGCCCGCGTGGCTGCCCAGCACTCGCAGGATTACACTGCCTGGTACAGCCAGATTCCTGGTCTGATCGTTGTGCATCCTTACACGGCATCCGACTACAAGGGCCTGATCAAGTCTGCAATCCGCACCAATAACCCGGTTGTCTTCCTTGAGAACGAAATTCTCTATGGTCACAGCTTTGATGTTCCGGATGTAGAAGACTTCACGGTTCCGCTCGGCAAGGCCCGCATTGCCCGCAAGGGTAGCGATGTCACCATCGTTTCCTTCGGCATGGGCATGCAGCATTCTCTCAACGCGGCTGAAGAGCTGGCCAAGGAAGGCATCGAAGCCGAAGTCATCGACCTTCGCACCATCCGTCCGCTCGACACAGAAACCATCATTCGCTCGGTTATCAAGACCGGTCGTTGCGTGGTGGTCGAAGAAGGCTGGCCACAGGCCTCCACTGCTTCGGAAGTTGCCTTCCGCGTGATGGATCAGGCTTTTGACTATCTGGATGCGCCGGTTGCCCGCGTTTGCGGCAAGGACGTTCCGATGCCTTACGCTTCAAACCTCGAAAAGCTGGCTCTGCCAAACGTTGCCGAGGTGATTGCTGCCGTCAAGGCTGTCACCTATACCGCTTAA